Proteins encoded within one genomic window of Halodesulfurarchaeum formicicum:
- a CDS encoding elongation factor 1-beta, translated as MGKVAAVIKVMPQSPELDLDVLTERLESSLPEGAKINDVDQEEVAFGLVALYPTVIVPDDAGGTEAVEEAFRTVEGVESVAVEEVGRI; from the coding sequence ATGGGGAAAGTCGCCGCCGTCATCAAGGTGATGCCCCAGAGTCCGGAACTGGACCTGGACGTACTCACGGAGCGACTGGAGAGTTCGCTGCCGGAAGGCGCGAAGATCAACGACGTGGACCAGGAGGAGGTCGCCTTCGGCCTCGTCGCGCTCTACCCCACGGTCATCGTCCCCGACGACGCTGGCGGGACCGAGGCCGTCGAGGAGGCCTTCCGGACCGTCGAAGGCGTCGAGTCGGTCGCCGTCGAGGAAGTCGGCCGGATCTAG
- a CDS encoding translation initiation factor IF-2 subunit beta, with translation MDYDEQLERALEAKPDIAAKESRFEVPDPKLRTEGNVTVFENFQALLDRLDREDEHVLKFLQDELGTAAQIDERGRARLTGEFNESRVQAVIDEYVDQYVICPECGLPDTHLTHEQGAELLECDACGARSSV, from the coding sequence ATGGACTACGACGAGCAACTCGAACGAGCCCTCGAGGCAAAACCCGACATCGCGGCAAAGGAGAGTCGCTTCGAGGTTCCGGATCCGAAGCTCCGAACGGAGGGAAACGTCACGGTCTTCGAGAACTTCCAGGCCCTGCTGGACCGGCTCGATCGGGAGGACGAACACGTCCTCAAGTTCCTGCAAGACGAACTCGGCACGGCCGCACAGATCGATGAACGGGGCCGCGCACGGCTGACCGGGGAGTTCAACGAATCACGCGTACAGGCCGTGATCGACGAGTATGTCGATCAGTACGTCATCTGCCCGGAGTGTGGGCTTCCCGACACGCATCTGACCCACGAGCAGGGAGCGGAACTGCTGGAGTGTGACGCCTGTGGCGCCCGCTCCTCGGTCTAA
- a CDS encoding HVO_2753 family zinc finger protein — translation MSETDRARRCVSCGINISGTNAAAFKCPECGHQIYRCATCRKQSNLYECPECGFRGP, via the coding sequence ATGAGTGAGACCGACCGGGCCCGCCGATGTGTCTCCTGTGGGATCAACATCTCCGGGACCAACGCGGCGGCCTTCAAGTGTCCGGAGTGTGGTCACCAGATCTATCGGTGTGCCACCTGTCGCAAGCAGAGCAACCTCTATGAGTGTCCCGAGTGCGGTTTCCGGGGGCCATAA
- a CDS encoding DUF7836 family putative zinc-binding protein, whose protein sequence is MPHEAYVQLVCPECQKAWEATPSELPAPEANFSCPNCHATRRTAEFMRTERDLQNLKKLA, encoded by the coding sequence ATGCCACACGAGGCCTACGTCCAGTTGGTCTGTCCGGAGTGCCAGAAGGCCTGGGAAGCGACGCCGAGTGAACTCCCGGCTCCGGAAGCGAACTTTAGCTGTCCGAACTGTCATGCGACCCGCCGGACGGCCGAGTTCATGCGGACAGAACGCGATCTACAGAACCTCAAGAAACTCGCGTAG
- a CDS encoding UPF0058 family protein produces the protein MKKQELIHLHGLLAEVGNYYERVSTRELELSEYESKGVRPTSIHKSKTDHKSAVFALAKGITGTMDEAESAEETVTAKAD, from the coding sequence ATGAAAAAACAGGAGCTCATCCACCTGCATGGACTCCTCGCCGAGGTCGGGAATTACTACGAGCGAGTATCCACACGAGAACTGGAACTTTCCGAATACGAATCCAAGGGCGTCCGACCGACTTCGATCCACAAATCGAAAACTGATCACAAATCGGCTGTTTTTGCACTCGCGAAGGGCATCACCGGCACTATGGACGAGGCCGAGAGTGCAGAAGAGACCGTGACGGCCAAGGCCGACTAA